Proteins encoded by one window of Blautia luti:
- a CDS encoding LysR family transcriptional regulator → MTLNQLRYFCTASRCHSITKAAEELYVTQPTVSVAIRDLEIEFGISLFYRKGNRLILTEEGEELYNKATYILQYCTELQADYSSMARVKPPLRIGIPPMLSTVFFPELLIAFHDQYPEIAVVLEEYGSVRACNLVQDDTLDLALVNMEQYNIDKFNKALLANDQVVFCVSDDHRLAAKEVVTTKEMSKESLIFFNADSVQNQLLKTRFEMDGYIPDIVMRSSQIYTILQLVKTCKYGSFLYSSMTDRFASSGIKGIPLSPPIRIKIGMIWKKGKYISDNMQKFLNFTKMYYREHPLIQKF, encoded by the coding sequence ATGACACTTAACCAACTCCGTTACTTTTGCACAGCAAGCCGCTGCCACAGTATCACCAAGGCAGCCGAGGAATTATACGTTACTCAGCCCACTGTGTCCGTTGCTATCCGCGACCTGGAAATTGAATTCGGCATCAGCCTTTTCTATAGAAAGGGAAACCGACTGATTCTTACCGAAGAAGGCGAAGAGCTTTATAACAAAGCTACCTACATTCTTCAGTACTGCACCGAGCTTCAGGCAGATTACTCCAGTATGGCGAGAGTAAAACCCCCTCTTCGTATCGGAATTCCGCCTATGCTGAGCACCGTCTTTTTTCCTGAGCTTCTCATCGCATTTCATGACCAATATCCGGAAATCGCTGTTGTTCTGGAGGAATATGGTTCTGTCCGTGCCTGCAATCTGGTACAGGACGACACTCTGGATCTGGCTCTGGTAAATATGGAACAGTATAATATTGATAAGTTTAACAAGGCTCTCCTTGCCAACGACCAGGTTGTTTTTTGTGTAAGTGATGACCACCGACTGGCAGCCAAAGAAGTGGTTACCACAAAAGAAATGTCTAAAGAATCTTTGATCTTTTTCAATGCCGATTCCGTACAGAATCAACTGCTGAAAACACGCTTCGAAATGGACGGTTACATTCCGGATATCGTCATGCGCAGCAGCCAGATTTATACCATTTTGCAGTTAGTAAAGACCTGTAAATATGGTAGCTTTCTCTATTCCAGCATGACCGACAGATTTGCCTCTTCTGGCATAAAAGGAATTCCCCTCAGTCCACCCATCCGCATAAAGATCGGAATGATATGGAAAAAAGGGAAATACATCAGTGATAATATGCAGAAATTCCTGAACTTCACCAAGATGTACTACCGGGAACATCCGCTGATTCAGAAGTTCTGA
- a CDS encoding PadR family transcriptional regulator, whose translation MYFPVSALLIEYMILSVVESRDSYGYEISQTVKKAADIKESTLYPILKKLQIAGYLTTYSQEYQGRKRKYYSLTEEGKAQIAYLNNEWQIYKDTVDGIIEGRIRG comes from the coding sequence ATGTATTTTCCGGTATCAGCATTATTGATTGAATATATGATACTGTCAGTGGTAGAAAGCAGGGATTCTTATGGCTATGAGATCAGTCAGACAGTGAAGAAGGCTGCTGACATTAAAGAATCTACGCTCTATCCCATATTGAAGAAGTTACAAATTGCAGGATATCTGACTACCTATTCGCAGGAGTATCAGGGAAGAAAGAGAAAATACTATTCCCTTACAGAAGAAGGCAAGGCACAGATTGCATATCTGAACAATGAATGGCAAATCTACAAAGACACTGTAGATGGAATTATTGAAGGGAGGATAAGAGGTTGA
- a CDS encoding DUF1700 domain-containing protein — MSKEEYLNQLHKYLRKLPRQDYEDAMEYFTEYFQETDEEGAEELMKELGTPKEAARELMANLLNKKIEAHQNYETDGQTRAEQKGSGKHVVWIALLVLFAAPVGAPLLAAFAAVVLALVVCVFAILLCVVLCLMLIGGKILIRGILAVPFSMSGFAMLTGSGLLAVGAGILGVLLCVYLCKWSSMLIAKLVRRITGRKRERLER, encoded by the coding sequence TTGAGCAAAGAGGAATATTTAAACCAGCTGCATAAATATCTGCGGAAGCTTCCGAGACAGGACTATGAAGATGCAATGGAATATTTTACCGAGTATTTTCAGGAGACAGATGAGGAAGGAGCAGAAGAACTGATGAAAGAACTTGGTACGCCGAAGGAGGCTGCCAGAGAACTGATGGCGAATCTTCTGAATAAGAAAATAGAAGCTCATCAGAATTATGAAACAGATGGACAGACCAGAGCAGAACAGAAAGGTTCCGGAAAACATGTGGTATGGATAGCGCTATTGGTATTATTTGCTGCACCGGTAGGAGCTCCGCTTCTGGCAGCATTTGCTGCAGTCGTTCTTGCATTAGTTGTGTGTGTATTTGCAATTTTGTTATGTGTAGTTTTATGTCTGATGCTTATTGGCGGGAAAATCCTTATCCGCGGTATACTGGCAGTTCCGTTTTCTATGAGCGGTTTTGCAATGCTTACAGGAAGTGGGCTGTTGGCTGTTGGCGCTGGCATCCTTGGTGTACTGTTGTGCGTATATCTATGTAAATGGAGCAGCATGCTGATTGCGAAG